The segment TCATTTTTACTCCATAAATTTATTTGCGATTGTATCGCTCTATAAAATTGTTTTTAAATTCTAAAAAAGTTTCATCCTCTATTGTTTGGCGAGCCAGACGAATCAATTCATTGTAAAAAGTGAGATTGTGAATAGTGCAAAGACGAACTCCGAGAATTTCATTCTTTTTTATTAAATGTCTAATATAGGCACGCGAAAAATTTTGACAAGCATAGCATTTGCAGTCATTTTGAATTGGACGTAAATCGTCTTTATATTTTCCATCGCGGACGATAAGCCTGCCATCTTTTGTGAAAACAGAGCCGTGCCTTGCATGGCGAGTGGGAATCACACAATCGAACATATCCACGCCTCTTTCGATATTATTTAAAAGATCAACAGGCGTTCCGACTCCCATGAGATAGCGGGGTTTTTCAGCCGGAAGTATTCCATCCAAAAGTTTTGTAATCCTTTCCATATCCTGTTTTTCCTCACCAACTGCCAGCCCACCGATTGCGTATCCGTCGAATCCGAGATTCATTAGTCCTTTTGCATTTTCGCTACGAAGATCATCAAAAATACTTCCCTGCACAATTCCGAATAATGCACTTGCACCACCCAAATTTTCATGCTCGATTTTGCAACGTTCCG is part of the Candidatus Cloacimonadota bacterium genome and harbors:
- the tgt gene encoding tRNA guanosine(34) transglycosylase Tgt, whose amino-acid sequence is MSKFDFELLKTNKKTSARLGKIKAAHGFISTPVFMPVGTYGAVKSMSPKELEEIGFEIILSNTYHLYLRPGMEIIEKFSGIHKMMNWKRNILTDSGGFQVMSLQKFCKINEDGATFRSYIDGTLHSFTPEKVMRIQHSLGSDIIMAFDECTPYPATYKYAEESAKRSLRWAERCKIEHENLGGASALFGIVQGSIFDDLRSENAKGLMNLGFDGYAIGGLAVGEEKQDMERITKLLDGILPAEKPRYLMGVGTPVDLLNNIERGVDMFDCVIPTRHARHGSVFTKDGRLIVRDGKYKDDLRPIQNDCKCYACQNFSRAYIRHLIKKNEILGVRLCTIHNLTFYNELIRLARQTIEDETFLEFKNNFIERYNRK